In Arachis stenosperma cultivar V10309 chromosome 1, arast.V10309.gnm1.PFL2, whole genome shotgun sequence, one DNA window encodes the following:
- the LOC130936034 gene encoding ATP-citrate synthase beta chain protein 1-like, with amino-acid sequence MATGQLFSRNTQALFYNYKQLPIQRMLDFDFLCGRETPSVAGIINPGSEGFQKLFFGQQEIAIPVHSTIEAACAAHPTADVFINFASFRSAAASSLSALKQPTIRVVAIIAEGVPELDTKQLIAYARANNKVVIGPATVGGIQAGAFKIGDTAGTIDNIIHCKLYRPGSVGFVSKSGGMSNELYNSIARVTDGIYEGIAIGGDVFPGSTLSDHVLRFNNIPQVKMMVVLGELGGRDEYSLVEALKEGKVTKPVVAWVSGTCARLFKSEVQFGHAGAKSGGEMESAQAKNQALKEAGAVVPTSYESFEDAIKETYDKLVKEGNITEVKEFTPPPIPEDLSIAIRNGKVRAPTHIVSTISDDRGEEPCYAGVPMSSIIEQGFGVGDVICLLWFKRSLPRYCTQFIEICIILCADHGPCVSGAHNAIVTARAGKDLVSCLVSGLLTIGPRFGGAVDDAARYFKDACDRSLTPYEFVESMKKKGIRVPGIGHRIKSRDNKDKRVELLQKFARTHFPSVKYIEYAVQVEDYTLTKANNLVLNVDGAIGSLFLDLLAGSGMFTKQEIDEIVDIGYLNGLFVLARSIGLIGHTFDQKRLKQPLYRHPWEDVLYTK; translated from the exons ATGGCGACAGGACAATTATTCTCCCGTAACACACAGGCTTTATTCTACAACTACAAGCAACTACCCATCCAGCGGATGCTTGATTTTGACTTTCTTTGTG gCAGGGAAACACCATCAGTTGCTGGAATAATTAATCCTGGTTCTGAGGGATTTCAGAAGCTCTTTTTTGGTCAACAGGAAATCGCCATCCCAGTTCATTCTAC CATTGAAGCAGCTTGTGCTGCGCATCCTACTGCTGATGTGTTCATCAATTTTGCATCATTTAGAAG CGCCGCAGCATCATCCTTGTCTGCTCTGAAGCAGCCAACAATCAGAGTTGTTGCTATTATTGCCGAAGGTGTACCTGAGTTAGACACTAAGCAATTAATTGCATATGCCCGGGCAAACAACAAG GTTGTTATTGGCCCAGCCACTGTTGGAGGCATTCAAGCCGGTGCTTTTAAGATAGGTGACACAGCTGGAACAATCGACAATATAATTCATTGCAAGCTCTACAGGCCTGGATCTGTCGGATTTGTTTCTAAATCT GGTGGTATGTCCAATGAATTGTACAACTCTATTGCTCGTGTAACTGATGGAATTTATGAAG GCATTGCTATCGGAGGAGATGTTTTTCCGGGTTCCACACTTTCGGATCATGTTTTGCGATTTAACAACATTCCCCag GTCAAAATGATGGTAGTACTTGGGGAACTTGGTGGGCGTGATGAGTATTCTCTTGTGGAAGCCCTAAAAGAAGGGAAAGTAACAAAACCAGTTGTTGCCTGGGTTAGTGGAACCTGTGCAAGACTCTTCAAATCTGAAGTACAATTTGGTCATGCT GGAGCCAAAAGTGGTGGTGAAATGGAGTCTGCTCAAGCAAAGAATCAGGCACTAAAGGAAGCTGGAGCTGTTGTTCCCACGTCATATGAATCTTTTGAAGATGCAATAAAGGAAACATATGACAAGTTG GTTAAAGAAGGGAATATCACAGAAGTGAAGGAGTTCACCCCTCCACCTATCCCTGAGGACCTTAGCATTGCAATTAGGAATGGAAAAGTCCGCGCTCCAACTCATATCGTTTCCACCATCTCTGATGACAGAG GTGAGGAGCCGTGCTATGCTGGTGTACCCATGTCTTCCATTATCGAACAGGGTTTTGGTGTGGGTGATGTTATCTGTCTTTTGTGGTTCAAACGCAGCCTTCCCCGCTATTGCACTCAATTTATTGAG ATATGCATAATTCTATGTGCCGACCATGGTCCTTGTGTTTCTGGTGCTCACAATGCCATAGTGACAGCAAGGGCTGGGAAGGACCTTGTCTCTTGTCTTGTATCAG GGTTGCTTACAATCGGTCCACGATTTGGGGGCGCTGTTGATGATGCTGCTCGCTACTTCAAGGATGCTTGTGACAGG AGTCTTACACCTTATGAGTTTGTAGAAAGTATGAAGAAGAAAGGCATTCGTGTGCCAGGAATAGGGCACAG AATCAAGAGCAGGGATAACAAAGATAAGAGAGTCGAATTGCTACAGAAGTTTGCTCGCACGCATTTTCCTTCTGTGAAATACATTGAATATGCTGTCCAAGTTGAAGACTACACCCTCACCAAGGCAAATAACTTGGTTCTAAACGTGGATGGTGCAATTGGGTCCCTTTTCTTGGACCTTCTTGCTGGTAGTGGAATGTTCACCAAACAAGAGATTGATGAAATTGTGGATATCGGCTATCTGAACGGGCTTTTTGTTCTGGCACGCTCCATTGGTCTGATTGG GCATACGTTTGACCAAAAGAGATTGAAGCAGCCGCTCTACCGCCACCCATGGGAGGATGTTCTTTACACAAAGTGA
- the LOC130942824 gene encoding pterocarpan synthase 1-like produces the protein MATPMNLASNFFFFIFTVTIIYVAYTFPKLQPNQTNLAFYVHEHFTGEDTTAATVAGKAGPTSNIFHFGTVAVVDDPVTVGPSVDSKVIGRAQGLYINSQLDGKGLHMAFSVIFTDGKFKGSTLEIQGSDIFGMKEREFGIVSGTGYFRFVKGYGVMETVFKDLAKLRGTLKLNVTVKHY, from the coding sequence ATGGCCACCCCAATGAACCTCGCttccaacttcttcttcttcatcttcaccGTTACAATCATCTACGTAGCCTACACCTTTCCCAAGCTCCAACCAAATCAAACAAACCTCGCATTCTACGTCCACGAACACTTCACTGGCGAAGACACAACCGCGGCAACCGTGGCCGGAAAGGCAGGCCCCACCTCCAACATCTTCCACTTCGGCACCGTTGCAGTGGTGGATGACCCAGTAACAGTGGGACCCAGCGTCGACTCAAAAGTCATCGGAAGGGCCCAGGGACTTTACATAAACTCGCAGCTTGACGGAAAAGGGTTGCACATGGCATTCTCGGTGATATTCACCGATGGAAAGTTCAAAGGAAGCACGTTGGAGATTCAAGGCTCTGATATATTCGGAATGAAGGAACGAGAATTTGGTATTGTTTCTGGGACCGGTTATTTCCGGTTCGTCAAAGGGTATGGGGTTATGGAAACGGTGTTCAAGGATTTAGCTAAGCTCAGAGGAACGCTTAAACTCAATGTAACGGTCAAACATTATTAA
- the LOC130940369 gene encoding receptor-like protein kinase ANXUR1: MRPHSQYPFSLIIFSIILILITTARTEEPAAKSFLISCGSSTGGTDSNGRTWLPDSKYFTTPSSIDTKNSTAKQQDPSLPSQTPYMSARIFTSSSSTFRFPVSPNTRHYIRLHFYPSTYDSSLDPNNSYFSVDANGFTLLNNFSAYLTAKALAKAYFIKEYSLVPAESGKLSITFTPCSKRHGSYAFINGIEVIAIPDLFTQPPPLVSTHQSISVANSSLQTMIRLNVGGQYISPDRDSGGLSRTWYDDSPYLFAAALGVTAVADKNLTIQYYSDLPEYIAPKDVYATARTMGPDNRVNLNYNLSWVFQVDANFTYIVRLHFCELFFTRNNQRKFNIYVNNQTTLEGADVYEWTQSKGAPIYQDFATFVVDVPGVDDQELWVELHPAVKTKPQYYDAILNGLEIFKINDTNGNLAGKNPTPSKLLLDSEAKKGNKKHNNLAAIIATGLVLLVAALCLLVYLRKKRKGDRNETVLGNWLAIHDSPNTTTECGHHKSGAGCSISTQGLLCENFSMEEIKLATNNFDESNVIGVGGFGKVYKGVIRGVKEVAVKRSNPSSNQGINEFQNEIYMLSKLRHRHLVSLIGFCQEDGEMILIYDYMANGTLQQHLYKSNKPSLPWNQRLEICIGAARGLHYLHTGAKFTIIHRDVKTTNILLDESWVAKVSDFGLSKTGPNMNQTHVSTMVKGSFGYFDPEYFRRQQLTEKSDVYSFGVVLFEVLCGRQALDPTLPTEQVSLADWALTNLEKGSLEDIIDPHLQGKISIDCLKKFAEIAEKCLSDNGLERPSMGDVLWTLELALQLQKNADAGKLEGKKEGK; the protein is encoded by the coding sequence ATGAGGCCTCATTCTCAGTACCCGTTTTCtctcatcattttctccatcaTCTTAATCTTAATCACAACCGCAAGAACTGAAGAACCAGCTGCCAAATCCTTCTTAATCTCATGCGGTTCTTCCACCGGTGGAACAGATTCTAACGGAAGAACATGGTTGCCAGATTCCAAGTACTTCACAACACCTTCTTCCATTGACACAAAGAATTCAACAGCAAAACAACAAGACCCTTCTCTTCCTTCACAAACACCATACATGTCTGCAAGGATCTTCACTTCTTCTTCATCAACTTTCCGGTTCCCTGTTTCACCAAACACACGCCACTATATCCGACTCCACTTTTACCCTTCCACCTACGATTCTTCTCTTGATCCAAACAACTCATACTTCTCCGTCGACGCAAATGGCTTCACTCTGCTCAACAATTTCAGTGCCTACCTCACAGCAAAAGCTCTCGCAAAAGCCTACTTCATCAAGGAGTATTCTCTCGTCCCTGCAGAATCAGGTAAACTCAGCATCACGTTCACACCGTGTTCCAAACGCCATGGATCATACGCTTTCATCAATGGCATTGAAGTTATTGCTATCCCTGACTTGTTCACTCAACCACCACCTCTGGTTTCAACTCACCAATCGATTTCTGTTGCCAACTCGTCGTTGCAAACCATGATTCGGTTGAACGTTGGTGGACAATACATTTCACCCGACAGAGATTCCGGTGGTCTTAGCAGAACATGGTACGATGATTCACCTTACTTGTTCGCCGCAGCCTTAGGTGTCACTGCTGTGGCGGATAAGAATCTTACGATTCAATACTATTCCGATCTTCCAGAATACATTGCTCCTAAGGATGTTTACGCCACCGCAAGAACAATGGGTCCTGATAATCGAGTGAATCTGAATTATAACCTCAGTTGGGTTTTTCAGGTTGATGCAAATTTCACCTACATTGTGAGGCTCCATTTTTGTGAGCTGTTTTTCACCCGAAATAATCAAAGAAAGTTTAACATTTACGTTAACAACCAAACTACACTGGAGGGTGCTGATGTTTATGAGTGGACTCAATCCAAAGGTGCTCCCATTTATCAAGATTTTGCCACTTTTGTTGTGGATGTACCTGGTGTTGATGATCAAGAATTGTGGGTGGAATTGCATCCCGCTGTGAAAACAAAGCCACAGTATTACGATGCAATTCTTAATGGATTGGAGATATTCAAGATCAATGACACCAATGGAAACTTGGCAGGGAAAAATCCTACCCCATCAAAGTTGCTTCTTGATTCCGAAGCTAAGAAAGGTAACAAAAAACATAATAATCTTGCTGCAATCATTGCTACTGGATTGGTTCTTCTTGTTGCAGCTTTATGCTTACTTGTTTACCTTAGAAAGAAGAGAAAGGGTGATAGAAATGAAactgttcttggtaattggttGGCCATACATGACTCGCCGAACACAACAACTGAATGTGGCCACCATAAGAGTGGTGCTGGTTGTAGTATTTCAACACAAGGCTTATTGTGCGAAAACTTTTCAATGGAGGAGATTAAACTCGCTACAAACAACTTCGATGAATCAAACGTCATTGGTGTTGGTGGATTTGGGAAGGTTTACAAGGGTGTCATACGAGGAGTGAAAGAAGTTGCTGTGAAAAGATCTAACCCATCTTCAAATCAAGGAATCAACGAGTTTCAGAATGAAATTTACATGCTTTCAAAGCTAAGACACAGGCATTTAGTCTCTCTAATTGGTTTTTGCCAAGAAGATGGCGAAATGATTCTAATTTATGATTACATGGCCAATGGGACTCTTCAGCAACACCTCTATAAGAGTAACAAGCCATCTTTGCCATGGAATCAAAGGCTTGAAATATGTATTGGAGCGGCGAGAGGGCTTCACTACCTTCACACCGGTGCCAAGTTCACCATAATTCACCGTGAtgtaaaaacaacaaatatccTTTTGGATGAAAGTTGGGTAGCAAAAGTCTCTGATTTTGGTTTATCCAAAACTGGTCCAAACATGAATCAAACCCATGTCAGCACAATGGTGAAAGGTAGTTTCGGTTACTTTGATCCTGAATACTTCCGCAGGCAACAACTGACAGAGAAATCTGATGTTTACTCTTTTGGGGTGGTTCTGTTTGAGGTGTTATGTGGAAGACAAGCTCTTGATCCTACGTTGCCAACAGAGCAAGTTAGTTTAGCTGATTGGGCTTTGACGAACCTAGAGAAAGGTTCACTTGAAGATATCATTGACCCTCATCTGCAAGGGAAGATTAGCATTGATTGTTTGAAAAAGTTTGCTGAGATTGCTGAGAAGTGTTTATCTGATAATGGGCTTGAACGTCCTTCAATGGGTGATGTACTGTGGACACTTGAGCTTGCACTTCAGCTGCAGAAGAATGCTGATGCGGGAAAACTTGAAGGAAAGAAAGAAGGCAAATGA